The proteins below come from a single Halothiobacillus neapolitanus c2 genomic window:
- the gltB gene encoding glutamate synthase large subunit, with protein MNRAPTAGLYHPSFEKDNCGFGLIAHMDDQPSHTLVSTAIEALARMTHRGGISADGKSGDGCGILLKKPDAFFRAEAGKLGFTLADQYAVGVVFVGRDAASAQTVKTTLGETLSAQGLTVAGWRTVPVNPSVLGSISESKRPDVLHVFVNAPSNLTAREFDTRLYIARRVAEKRLADDPVFYMPSMSAQVISYKGLMMPDDLAGFYLDLQDESLASSQCVFHQRFSTNTFPEWRLAQPFRYLAHNGEINTIRGNRNWALARSSKFETPLIPDMSLVTPLVNTTGSDSSSMDNMLEALLAGGVDMLRAMRMIVPPAWQNVEHMDADLRAFYEYNSMHLEPWDGPAGIVMTDGQTVACAMDRNGLRPARWVITKDRHITLASEIGVWDYDPADVVEKGRVRPGQIVAVDTAKGELLAPETVDDLMKGRQPYRAWLKAHAVRLASALNEGPLTSQPLDIDTLHQYEKEFLLSFEERDQVIRVMAEDGQEAIGSMGDDAPMAVLSQTQRSLYDYFRQQFAQVTNPPIDPLREAIVMSLETLIGRERNIFAETPEHAHRLQLETPILSETKFQALVTQTDPDFAPCRIDLNYPVNEGLQSAIERVCDEAVAQVRAGKVIIVLSDRGISADRLPMHALLATGAVHHRLIRDGLRTDANLVIETATARDPHHCAVLLGYGATAIYPYLAFEAIENMRQTKQITAETSEKLASNYVKALGKGLKKILSKMGISTVASYRGAQLFEIIGLASEVVHLCFKDTTSRLEGARFVDLEADQKILHREATLKSKQPRQGGLLKYIDGGEYHAYNPDVVQTLQQAVNTGDFALWQQYSAHVNHRPIATLRDLFDLSHDTQPIPIDEVESLDSIIRRFDSAGMSLGALSPEAHETLAEAMNRLGARSNSGEGGEDPARYGTDKMSKIKQIASGRFGVTPHYLVNAEVLQIKVAQGAKPGEGGQLPGHKVDAFIGRLRYARPGVALISPPPHHDIYSIEDLAQLIFDLKQVNPTALVSVKLVSEPGVGTIAAGVAKAYADLITISGYDGGTGASPLTSVKYAGSPWELGLAEAHQTLRANDLRDKVRLQTDGGLKTGLDVIKAAILGAESFGFGTGPMIALGCKYLRICHLNNCATGIATQNKVLRLDHFKGNVEKVMNYFRFIAMEVRELLAQLGVRSIDDLISRTDLLKQRKPQTEKQANLNLDALLSDGGLINDAATCCLAPHNTPHDQGELAEEIVRQILPAIEAKKGGEFNFSIKNINRSMGARISGEIAKRYGNLGMVDAPIHLKFTGIAGQSFGVWNAGGLHMTLEGDANDYVGKGMAGGELVIYPPKGSTFASFETPIIGNTCLYGATGGQLFAAGQAGERFAVRNSGAVAVIEGCGDHGCEYMTGGIVTILGRTGVNFGAGMTGGFAYVLDEDNSFVDRYNHELIDINRLQAAELENHRQHLRGTLETHLAKTGSARAADILENFELYLPKFWLIKPKASDIHDLMATLVNAA; from the coding sequence ATGAATCGCGCCCCAACCGCCGGTCTGTATCACCCAAGTTTCGAAAAGGATAACTGCGGTTTTGGTTTGATCGCCCACATGGACGACCAACCCAGCCATACTCTGGTATCCACGGCCATTGAAGCACTGGCGCGCATGACGCATCGCGGCGGTATTTCCGCCGATGGCAAATCGGGCGATGGCTGCGGCATTCTGCTCAAAAAACCCGATGCTTTTTTCCGTGCAGAGGCAGGCAAGCTGGGCTTTACGCTGGCAGATCAGTATGCCGTCGGCGTGGTCTTCGTCGGCCGTGATGCGGCATCTGCCCAAACCGTCAAAACCACCTTGGGCGAAACACTCTCGGCACAGGGCCTTACGGTCGCCGGCTGGCGCACGGTGCCCGTCAATCCTTCCGTGCTCGGTTCCATTTCTGAATCCAAGCGCCCGGATGTACTGCATGTATTCGTTAATGCGCCATCAAATCTGACCGCGCGCGAATTTGACACGCGCCTGTACATCGCCCGTCGCGTGGCCGAAAAGCGTCTGGCCGACGATCCAGTGTTTTACATGCCATCGATGTCGGCTCAGGTGATTTCTTACAAAGGGCTGATGATGCCCGACGACCTCGCCGGTTTTTATCTCGATTTGCAAGACGAGTCGCTCGCATCCTCGCAGTGCGTGTTTCACCAGCGTTTCTCCACCAACACCTTCCCCGAATGGCGCTTGGCGCAACCGTTCCGCTATTTGGCGCACAACGGTGAAATCAACACCATTCGTGGTAACCGCAACTGGGCACTGGCGCGTTCCAGCAAATTCGAAACACCGCTGATCCCGGACATGAGCCTTGTGACCCCGCTGGTGAACACGACCGGTTCCGACTCTTCTTCCATGGATAACATGCTCGAAGCGCTGCTGGCCGGTGGCGTCGACATGCTGCGCGCCATGCGCATGATCGTGCCGCCCGCCTGGCAGAACGTAGAGCATATGGATGCCGATCTGCGCGCGTTCTACGAATACAACTCCATGCATCTGGAACCCTGGGATGGTCCGGCCGGTATCGTGATGACCGATGGCCAGACCGTGGCCTGCGCCATGGACCGAAACGGTTTGCGTCCGGCCCGCTGGGTCATCACCAAGGATCGTCACATCACTTTGGCATCCGAGATCGGCGTTTGGGATTACGACCCGGCCGATGTCGTGGAAAAAGGTCGTGTTCGCCCGGGACAGATCGTCGCCGTCGATACGGCCAAAGGCGAATTGCTGGCACCGGAGACGGTCGATGACCTCATGAAAGGCCGACAGCCCTACCGCGCCTGGCTCAAGGCCCATGCCGTTCGGCTTGCCAGCGCGCTCAACGAGGGCCCGCTCACCAGCCAACCACTCGATATCGACACATTGCACCAATACGAAAAAGAGTTTCTGCTCAGTTTCGAGGAGCGCGATCAGGTCATCCGTGTCATGGCGGAAGATGGGCAGGAAGCGATCGGTTCAATGGGCGACGACGCGCCGATGGCCGTGCTCTCCCAGACACAGCGCTCGCTTTATGATTATTTCCGCCAGCAATTCGCGCAGGTGACCAACCCCCCGATCGATCCGCTGCGTGAAGCCATCGTCATGTCGCTCGAAACGTTGATCGGACGCGAGCGCAACATCTTCGCGGAAACCCCTGAGCATGCCCATCGCCTGCAACTGGAAACGCCGATTCTGAGCGAAACCAAGTTCCAGGCACTGGTGACGCAAACCGATCCCGACTTTGCGCCTTGCCGCATCGACCTGAACTATCCGGTCAACGAAGGCCTGCAATCGGCCATCGAGCGGGTCTGCGACGAAGCGGTCGCCCAGGTTCGCGCGGGCAAGGTCATCATCGTGTTGTCGGATCGTGGCATCAGCGCCGATCGCCTACCTATGCACGCCTTGCTCGCCACCGGTGCCGTGCACCATCGCCTTATCCGCGATGGCTTGCGCACCGACGCAAACCTGGTGATCGAAACGGCAACGGCGCGTGACCCGCATCATTGCGCAGTCTTGCTCGGTTATGGCGCGACAGCCATTTATCCGTACCTGGCCTTCGAAGCCATCGAAAACATGCGGCAGACCAAGCAGATTACGGCCGAAACCAGCGAAAAGCTCGCCAGCAACTACGTCAAGGCGCTCGGCAAAGGCCTGAAAAAAATCCTGTCGAAAATGGGCATTTCAACCGTGGCCAGCTATCGCGGTGCCCAGCTGTTCGAGATTATCGGCCTGGCGAGCGAGGTGGTGCATCTGTGCTTCAAAGACACCACCAGCCGCCTGGAAGGCGCGCGTTTCGTCGATCTCGAAGCCGACCAGAAAATCCTGCACCGTGAAGCCACGCTCAAGAGCAAGCAGCCACGTCAAGGCGGCCTACTCAAATATATTGACGGCGGCGAGTACCACGCCTACAACCCGGATGTGGTGCAAACCCTGCAACAGGCGGTGAATACCGGCGACTTCGCATTGTGGCAACAATATTCTGCCCACGTAAACCACCGACCGATCGCGACTTTGCGTGACCTGTTCGATCTGTCACACGACACTCAGCCGATCCCGATCGATGAGGTCGAATCGCTCGACTCCATCATTCGTCGCTTCGACTCGGCGGGCATGAGTCTTGGCGCACTGTCGCCTGAAGCCCATGAAACGCTGGCCGAAGCCATGAACCGGCTGGGCGCCCGTTCCAACTCGGGCGAGGGTGGTGAAGACCCCGCCCGCTACGGCACGGACAAAATGAGCAAGATCAAGCAGATTGCCTCAGGGCGGTTTGGTGTAACCCCACACTATCTTGTCAATGCCGAAGTGCTGCAAATCAAGGTCGCGCAAGGTGCCAAACCAGGTGAAGGCGGGCAATTACCCGGTCACAAAGTCGATGCATTCATCGGTCGACTGCGTTACGCCCGCCCTGGTGTTGCCCTGATCTCTCCACCGCCGCACCACGACATCTACTCCATCGAAGATTTGGCGCAGCTGATTTTCGATTTGAAACAAGTCAATCCCACGGCATTGGTGTCCGTTAAACTCGTATCCGAACCGGGTGTGGGCACCATCGCCGCCGGCGTGGCGAAGGCTTATGCCGATTTGATCACCATTTCCGGCTACGATGGCGGCACTGGCGCCAGCCCGCTCACCTCGGTGAAATACGCGGGCTCGCCCTGGGAACTGGGGCTGGCCGAAGCGCATCAAACCCTGCGCGCCAACGACCTGCGCGACAAGGTGCGCCTGCAAACCGATGGCGGCCTCAAAACCGGTCTGGATGTCATCAAGGCCGCCATTCTGGGCGCAGAGAGTTTTGGTTTCGGCACCGGCCCGATGATTGCGCTGGGTTGCAAATACCTGCGCATCTGCCACCTGAACAACTGCGCGACGGGTATCGCCACGCAAAACAAGGTGCTGCGCCTCGATCACTTCAAGGGCAATGTCGAGAAAGTAATGAATTACTTCCGCTTCATCGCCATGGAAGTGCGTGAACTGCTCGCGCAATTGGGCGTTCGCTCGATCGATGACCTCATCAGCCGCACCGATCTTTTGAAGCAACGCAAGCCACAAACAGAAAAACAGGCCAACCTCAATCTGGATGCACTGCTGTCCGATGGCGGCTTGATCAACGATGCCGCGACCTGCTGCCTCGCGCCGCACAACACCCCGCACGACCAAGGCGAGTTGGCAGAGGAAATCGTTCGGCAAATCCTGCCCGCCATCGAAGCGAAAAAGGGCGGTGAGTTCAATTTCAGCATCAAGAACATCAACCGCTCCATGGGTGCTCGTATATCCGGCGAGATAGCCAAACGCTACGGCAATCTCGGCATGGTAGACGCACCAATTCACCTCAAATTCACCGGCATTGCCGGCCAGAGTTTCGGGGTATGGAATGCAGGCGGTCTGCACATGACGCTCGAAGGCGATGCCAACGATTATGTGGGCAAGGGCATGGCGGGCGGCGAACTGGTGATCTACCCCCCCAAAGGCAGCACCTTCGCGAGCTTCGAAACCCCCATTATCGGCAACACCTGCCTTTATGGCGCCACAGGCGGCCAACTCTTCGCCGCCGGTCAGGCCGGTGAGCGTTTTGCCGTGCGTAACTCAGGCGCAGTGGCCGTCATCGAAGGTTGCGGTGATCACGGTTGCGAATACATGACCGGCGGCATTGTCACCATCCTTGGTCGTACCGGTGTCAACTTCGGCGCGGGCATGACCGGTGGTTTCGCCTATGTCCTGGATGAAGACAACAGCTTTGTCGATCGCTACAACCACGAGCTCATTGACATCAACCGGCTGCAAGCGGCTGAACTGGAAAACCATCGTCAGCACCTGCGCGGTACGCTGGAAACCCACCTGGCGAAAACCGGCAGCGCACGCGCAGCTGATATTCTGGAAAATTTCGAGCTGTACCTGCCCAAGTTCTGGCTTATCAAGCCAAAAGCCAGCGACATTCACGATCTTATGGCAACGCTGGTCAACGCAGCGTAA
- a CDS encoding alpha/beta fold hydrolase — protein sequence MKRKRVMTNGTFASCGYTIYVTQVQRIPAASKTIMMVNGAMSTTASFTWAISALDDFNLVLFDSPCIGRSREYNVGADSPTREIESDILLDLCKHYQPDYLCSMSWGGAATLLALANRPVGVKKAIIGAFSFGVSNDMRSLIHEMTCRLNDGEMQEFSDLVNETLGEFLPDRFKIANKKYLSELTDSEVSYLHEHFQRTLSIDKDEAILAISNIESETLFINGRKDRYTSSDSVDLACDHIKNSDKIEIDCGHFMAMEDKIVARQLKEIIENYFNLGSTESASMPFSQAAIG from the coding sequence ATGAAAAGAAAACGAGTCATGACAAACGGGACCTTCGCGTCCTGTGGCTACACGATTTACGTTACCCAGGTTCAACGCATTCCCGCCGCGAGCAAAACCATCATGATGGTAAACGGGGCCATGTCGACCACAGCCTCTTTTACGTGGGCCATTTCGGCACTCGATGACTTCAACCTTGTCCTATTCGACTCTCCTTGCATCGGGCGGTCCCGCGAATACAATGTCGGGGCCGATAGTCCGACTCGAGAGATCGAATCGGACATATTGCTGGATTTGTGCAAACACTACCAACCCGATTACCTCTGCTCCATGTCATGGGGTGGTGCCGCCACCTTGCTTGCTTTGGCGAATCGTCCGGTCGGTGTCAAGAAGGCGATTATCGGAGCGTTTTCTTTCGGTGTCTCTAACGACATGCGATCGCTCATTCACGAGATGACCTGCCGCCTGAATGATGGTGAAATGCAGGAATTCTCAGACCTGGTGAATGAGACCTTGGGGGAATTTCTGCCTGATCGGTTCAAGATCGCCAACAAGAAATACCTGTCTGAGTTGACCGACAGCGAAGTTTCCTATTTGCATGAGCATTTTCAACGGACTCTCTCCATCGACAAAGATGAAGCGATTTTGGCGATTTCTAACATCGAGTCTGAAACGCTGTTCATTAATGGCAGAAAGGACCGGTACACGTCATCGGATTCCGTTGATTTGGCATGCGATCATATTAAAAATAGCGATAAGATTGAGATTGATTGTGGTCATTTCATGGCCATGGAAGACAAAATCGTTGCAAGACAATTGAAAGAAATAATTGAAAATTACTTCAATTTAGGATCAACGGAGTCAGCGTCAATGCCATTCAGTCAAGCTGCAATTGGTTGA
- a CDS encoding TadE family protein: protein MMNTFTLFHRQRGQGLVEAVIVLPVFGLFLLGIFQGILLYRAKTTLDYAAFMAARSGAMNFAQKNAMIDGLARGLMPLYAHQTGGGAVVAAYAKAKADIQLGQSAAITIISPTKAAFTDWQETQYDGVAAIPNDSLPFRGSAIGTKSHMTVQDANLLKIKVTYQYPLIVPVIDRLIGHLDVARTAIAGHPVYSLDIQAQATELMQTPIRDPNLLPSGTGGGNKNGSGSLNNGNSLGSGNNRSGNNSGNSSGSGGSSGGSGSNNNGNGNGGGSQPPSDVCI from the coding sequence ATGATGAACACGTTCACTTTATTTCATCGTCAACGCGGTCAGGGGCTGGTAGAGGCCGTGATCGTCCTGCCCGTATTCGGTCTGTTTTTACTGGGGATATTCCAGGGCATTTTGCTGTACCGCGCAAAGACCACGCTGGATTACGCGGCATTCATGGCCGCACGCAGTGGCGCAATGAACTTTGCCCAAAAGAACGCCATGATCGACGGACTCGCGCGTGGCCTGATGCCGCTTTATGCCCATCAGACCGGTGGTGGTGCCGTAGTTGCAGCGTACGCCAAAGCCAAGGCGGACATCCAGTTGGGGCAGTCAGCCGCAATCACCATCATCAGCCCGACCAAAGCGGCATTCACCGACTGGCAAGAAACCCAATACGATGGCGTAGCCGCCATCCCCAACGACAGCCTGCCTTTTCGAGGCAGTGCCATTGGCACAAAAAGCCACATGACCGTGCAAGATGCCAACCTGCTCAAAATCAAAGTGACCTATCAATACCCGTTGATCGTTCCTGTGATTGATCGCCTGATCGGTCACCTGGATGTGGCGCGAACAGCTATCGCCGGACACCCCGTCTATAGCCTCGATATTCAGGCCCAGGCCACCGAACTCATGCAGACCCCGATTCGTGATCCCAATCTGCTGCCCTCTGGTACTGGCGGAGGCAACAAAAACGGTAGTGGAAGTTTGAATAACGGCAATAGCTTGGGTAGCGGTAACAACAGATCGGGCAATAATTCCGGGAATAGCAGCGGCAGTGGCGGATCAAGTGGCGGGAGTGGTTCTAACAATAACGGCAATGGCAATGGTGGCGGCAGTCAGCCACCTAGCGATGTTTGCATCTGA
- a CDS encoding ankyrin repeat domain-containing protein, whose translation MHFKFLSTLGKRLSVLGAATLALTITACGGASSGTSITNTVWSASMMKNTDQASDQTGEPFRLNGRSAASVFSDSKVAELANEACDGAATKVKPLVQAGADVNGQGTQGITPLIWAMSCHNYAGISALLEQGANPNLPMANGSTAVYLAAGGSDPKILPLLLDHGGNPKEMKVFDHINNRHVYKSPLMNAAQMDRFENVKLLVTRGANVYYIEGPIPGCPFCGLTPLDVVKKPEIAIYLIRHSPDNKVRLQRYADFWWYHYSLLTPEERYKKYPDDYQASSELLQLLAERGVVPEDPAAPEEPPPSGSAEPQTKKDANQAKLDAFLKQREAEGQPCANGMAELGANGAPRCARLNPGAISATEWHQVKALSGVATQAGNKAPALYVFFDPNCPPCAQLWQSRVSGKPFGDVPAVWIPVAYYSTDSLGKAAAILRQGDRAALERNFGAGYNVTKESGGITPVQPTRAESRHIAESRALWKDLGGGTPMLVFQTANGELIRFMGFPKNNISTLETIVQSLKQPKSKQPKLTPYKP comes from the coding sequence ATGCACTTCAAATTTCTGTCTACTCTGGGTAAACGCCTGTCGGTGCTTGGTGCCGCTACCCTTGCGCTAACAATCACGGCCTGTGGTGGCGCATCCTCAGGCACGAGTATCACGAACACGGTCTGGTCGGCAAGCATGATGAAAAATACAGATCAGGCCAGTGATCAGACCGGTGAGCCCTTTCGTCTGAACGGGCGTAGTGCGGCATCGGTATTTTCTGATTCCAAGGTGGCCGAGCTGGCAAACGAGGCCTGCGACGGCGCGGCTACCAAGGTTAAACCATTGGTGCAAGCCGGTGCGGATGTCAATGGCCAAGGCACGCAGGGGATTACCCCATTGATTTGGGCCATGAGTTGCCATAACTATGCGGGGATTAGTGCCTTGCTCGAGCAAGGGGCCAATCCCAACCTGCCGATGGCGAACGGCAGCACGGCGGTATACCTCGCCGCAGGAGGTAGCGATCCCAAAATTCTTCCTTTGCTGCTGGATCATGGTGGCAATCCCAAGGAGATGAAGGTTTTTGACCACATCAACAATCGACATGTGTATAAGTCGCCTCTGATGAATGCAGCACAAATGGATCGCTTTGAAAATGTGAAATTGCTCGTGACCCGTGGGGCGAATGTCTACTACATCGAAGGCCCCATTCCGGGGTGTCCCTTCTGCGGATTGACCCCGCTGGATGTGGTTAAGAAGCCCGAAATAGCGATATACCTTATTCGGCACAGCCCAGACAACAAGGTGCGTTTGCAACGATATGCAGATTTCTGGTGGTACCACTACAGCCTTTTAACCCCGGAAGAACGGTACAAGAAATATCCTGATGATTACCAGGCATCTTCCGAATTGCTGCAACTGCTTGCTGAGCGCGGCGTGGTCCCAGAAGATCCTGCCGCGCCGGAAGAGCCGCCCCCATCCGGTTCGGCAGAGCCGCAGACCAAAAAAGATGCTAACCAGGCAAAACTCGATGCCTTCTTGAAGCAGCGGGAAGCCGAAGGCCAGCCCTGCGCTAATGGCATGGCGGAACTGGGTGCCAACGGTGCGCCAAGGTGCGCCAGACTAAATCCCGGAGCGATCAGCGCAACTGAATGGCATCAGGTAAAGGCCCTAAGTGGCGTAGCCACCCAAGCGGGGAATAAGGCACCGGCCTTGTACGTGTTCTTTGATCCGAACTGCCCACCCTGTGCGCAATTATGGCAAAGCCGGGTTTCGGGCAAACCCTTCGGCGACGTACCTGCCGTATGGATTCCCGTGGCCTATTACTCGACCGACAGCCTCGGCAAGGCGGCGGCCATTTTGCGCCAAGGGGATCGAGCCGCACTGGAGCGCAACTTTGGCGCAGGATACAACGTCACAAAAGAATCGGGCGGCATCACCCCGGTGCAACCAACCCGTGCAGAATCGCGCCACATCGCAGAATCCCGCGCACTGTGGAAGGATCTTGGCGGTGGCACGCCCATGCTCGTCTTCCAAACCGCCAATGGCGAACTCATTCGCTTTATGGGATTTCCAAAAAACAACATCTCGACACTTGAGACCATCGTGCAGTCTTTGAAACAACCCAAGTCCAAGCAGCCGAAGTTGACACCCTACAAACCTTAG
- a CDS encoding pesticin C-terminus-like muramidase, with protein MAAIATLATIATTANSSSNTKACPHVCMTVKKGESKADAIKKFEKSNNCVVSGGKSCAKQDRILYVVLKTNENDSRPVALNGYVPKYKNGKAIGKSGVTIGYGVDLGQQDMATLKAWGVSKSLRDKLKPYLGKTKAAAILYLYGDGTKKHPAHPLTITTAEAKELNDGARNYIIGKLATAFDNDNTQHVDFYQLPSNTQTALADFFISMALTATRSTKSFGAP; from the coding sequence TTGGCCGCCATTGCCACGTTGGCAACGATTGCCACCACAGCCAACAGCAGCTCAAATACTAAGGCTTGTCCACATGTGTGTATGACTGTTAAGAAAGGCGAAAGTAAAGCCGATGCCATCAAAAAATTCGAGAAGAGCAATAATTGCGTGGTCAGCGGTGGAAAATCCTGCGCCAAACAGGATCGAATTCTGTACGTTGTTTTGAAGACGAACGAGAACGATAGTCGTCCGGTGGCGTTGAATGGTTACGTTCCCAAGTATAAAAATGGCAAGGCGATTGGTAAGAGCGGGGTAACCATTGGCTATGGTGTGGACCTGGGGCAGCAGGACATGGCGACGCTCAAGGCATGGGGCGTTTCGAAATCACTGAGAGATAAACTGAAGCCCTACCTTGGCAAAACGAAAGCTGCCGCCATTCTTTACCTTTATGGTGACGGCACCAAGAAGCATCCGGCGCATCCATTAACGATCACCACCGCAGAAGCCAAAGAGTTGAACGATGGCGCCAGGAATTACATCATTGGGAAACTGGCGACCGCTTTTGACAATGACAATACGCAGCATGTCGATTTCTACCAGTTGCCCAGCAACACGCAAACAGCCTTGGCCGACTTTTTTATCAGCATGGCGCTTACAGCAACAAGGTCTACAAAAAGCTTTGGAGCGCCGTAA